From the Tripterygium wilfordii isolate XIE 37 chromosome 6, ASM1340144v1, whole genome shotgun sequence genome, one window contains:
- the LOC119999401 gene encoding vacuolar protein sorting-associated protein 35C-like isoform X3, with amino-acid sequence MVRRGDRRHSTQRILDGSRFGREQPQRSYEVLRSDAVGALNFESLSSKILRTLKLEMFFKDESKHGVTVIDLYELVQHASNILPRICHDGR; translated from the exons ATGGTTCGCAGAGGGGATCGCCGGCATTCAACACAACGCATTTTAGATGGATCGCGCTTTG GACGGGAACAACCTCAGAGAAGCTATGAAGTACTCCGCTCAGACGCTGTTGGAGCTTTGAACTTCGAGTCTCTGTCCTCAAAAATACTACGAACTCT GAAGCTGGAGATGTTCTTCAAGGACGAAAGCAAGCATGGCGTTACAGTCATCGATTTATACGAACTCGTACAACATGCTAGTAACATACTGCCTAGAAT TTGCCACGATGGTCGCTGA
- the LOC119999401 gene encoding vacuolar protein sorting-associated protein 35C-like isoform X2, which translates to MVRRGDRRHSTQRILDGSRFGREQPQRSYEVLRSDAVGALNFESLSSKILRTLKLEMFFKDESKHGVTVIDLYELVQHASNILPRMTRGPGDSNTSNYEYFWC; encoded by the exons ATGGTTCGCAGAGGGGATCGCCGGCATTCAACACAACGCATTTTAGATGGATCGCGCTTTG GACGGGAACAACCTCAGAGAAGCTATGAAGTACTCCGCTCAGACGCTGTTGGAGCTTTGAACTTCGAGTCTCTGTCCTCAAAAATACTACGAACTCT GAAGCTGGAGATGTTCTTCAAGGACGAAAGCAAGCATGGCGTTACAGTCATCGATTTATACGAACTCGTACAACATGCTAGTAACATACTGCCTAGAAT GACTCGAGGCCCAGGTGACAGCAATACATCTAATTATGAATACTTTTGGTGTTGA
- the LOC120001057 gene encoding rac-like GTP-binding protein 5 isoform X1, whose protein sequence is MSASRFIKCVTVGDGAVGKTCMLISYTSNTFPTDYVPTVFDNFSANVVVDGSTVNLGLWDTAGQEDYNRLRPLSYRGADVFILAFSLISKASYENVFKKWIPELRHYAPGVPIILVGTKLDLRDDKQFFTDHPGAVPITTAQGEELRKLIGSPAYIECSSKTQQNVKAVFDAAIKVVLQPPKQKKKRKSQRACFIL, encoded by the exons ATGAGCGCCTCCAGGTTCATTAAGTGCGTGACGGTCGGTGACGGTGCTGTTGGCAAAACCTGTATGCTGATTTCCTACACTAGCAACACTTTCCCTACG GACTATGTGCCAACTGTTTTTGACAATTTTAGTGCAAATGTGGTTGTGGATGGGAGCACTGTGAACTTAGGACTATGGGATACAGCCG GTCAGGAGGATTACAACAGGCTCAGACCTCTCAGCTACAGAGGGGCAGACGTCTTTATTCTTGCGTTCTCGCTCATTAGCAAGGCTAGCTATGAAAATGTTTTCAAGAAG TGGATTCCAGAACTGAGGCATTATGCACCTGGTGTTCCTATTATTCtggttgggacaaaacttg ATCTCCGTGATGATAAACAGTTCTTTACAGACCATCCTGGTGCAGTGCCTATTACAACTGCTCAG GGAGAGGAGCTGAGGAAACTAATTGGATCTCCTGCTTACATTGAATGCAGTTCAAAAACACAGCAG AATGTGAAGGCAGTTTTCGATGCTGCTATTAAGGTGGTCCTCCAACCTCCAaagcagaagaagaaaagaaagtcaCAAAGGGCTTGCTTCATATTGTGA
- the LOC120001057 gene encoding rac-like GTP-binding protein 5 isoform X2, which yields MSASRFIKCVTVGDGAVGKTCMLISYTSNTFPTDYVPTVFDNFSANVVVDGSTVNLGLWDTAGQEDYNRLRPLSYRGADVFILAFSLISKASYENVFKKWIPELRHYAPGVPIILVGTKLDLRDDKQFFTDHPGAVPITTAQFKNTAECEGSFRCCY from the exons ATGAGCGCCTCCAGGTTCATTAAGTGCGTGACGGTCGGTGACGGTGCTGTTGGCAAAACCTGTATGCTGATTTCCTACACTAGCAACACTTTCCCTACG GACTATGTGCCAACTGTTTTTGACAATTTTAGTGCAAATGTGGTTGTGGATGGGAGCACTGTGAACTTAGGACTATGGGATACAGCCG GTCAGGAGGATTACAACAGGCTCAGACCTCTCAGCTACAGAGGGGCAGACGTCTTTATTCTTGCGTTCTCGCTCATTAGCAAGGCTAGCTATGAAAATGTTTTCAAGAAG TGGATTCCAGAACTGAGGCATTATGCACCTGGTGTTCCTATTATTCtggttgggacaaaacttg ATCTCCGTGATGATAAACAGTTCTTTACAGACCATCCTGGTGCAGTGCCTATTACAACTGCTCAG TTCAAAAACACAGCAG AATGTGAAGGCAGTTTTCGATGCTGCTATTAA
- the LOC119999401 gene encoding uncharacterized protein LOC119999401 isoform X1: protein MVRRGDRRHSTQRILDGSRFGREQPQRSYEVLRSDAVGALNFESLSSKILRTLWRCSSRTKASMALQSSIYTNSYNMLVTYCLEFATMVAECNFILNYFSMAKNVGCD, encoded by the exons ATGGTTCGCAGAGGGGATCGCCGGCATTCAACACAACGCATTTTAGATGGATCGCGCTTTG GACGGGAACAACCTCAGAGAAGCTATGAAGTACTCCGCTCAGACGCTGTTGGAGCTTTGAACTTCGAGTCTCTGTCCTCAAAAATACTACGAACTCT CTGGAGATGTTCTTCAAGGACGAAAGCAAGCATGGCGTTACAGTCATCGATTTATACGAACTCGTACAACATGCTAGTAACATACTGCCTAGAAT TTGCCACGATGGTCGCTGAATGCAATTTCATCTTAAACTATTTCTCCATGGCCAAAAATGTAGGCTGTGACTGA